GATGCCGGGGGACAATATTGAGATGACGGTGGAGTTGATCATCCCGGTGGCGTTGGAGAAGAACTCGAAGTTCGCCATTCGCGAAGGCGGCCTGACCGTCGGCTCCGGCGTCATTACGGAGATTCTGGACTAACATGGCAAGCAAATCAAAAGACGTTCGCCCGGTGATCGCGCTGGCGTGCGCGGATTGCAAAGAGCGCAACTACACCACGCAGAAGAATCGCCGGAACGATCCGAACCGGATCGAGTTGAAGAAGTTCTGCCCGCGGTGCCGTAAGCATACGGTGCACCGCGAGACGAAGTAGTCGAGTGGTCGAATAGTCGAGTGGTCGGGTAGCCAGAGATAGACTACCTGACTACTAGACCAAGTGACCGCTTGACTAAACAACACAGGCCAGTAGCTCAATTGGCAGAGCACCGCTCTCCAAAAGCGGGGGTTGTGGGTTCAATTCCTACCTGGCCTGCCTGATCTAAATCTTTAGGAGACCAAGCTGTGTCAAGGGTGTCCACGGTTATGAGTGATAATCCAGTTTTCCGTTACTTGCGCGAAACCCGCGCCGAATTGAGCAAAGTGTCCTGGCCCACCCGGCAGGAGGCCACCAATTTGACGATTGTGGTGTTGATCACGGTTGTAGCAAGCGCAGCGGTGCTCGGCTCCTTTGACATTTTGTTTGGGAAATTGTTCCAGTTGATCCTGGGGATCAGCTAACTTGCCGACTCTGGCTGAGAGATGATGTTATTCATGTCCGAAGAAGAGCGCACTGAAGAAGAAGGCGTGCCTGACGAAAACGAGGGCGCTGAAGAACAGGAATCGCTGTCGACTCCTGAGTCTGAGGCCGCCTCGGCTCCGGAATCGGAAGTGGATGAGACGCGCGGCTCGCCCTCGCCTGAAGTGGCCGAGATTTTGCAGGACGCCGACGATCAGCGTCATTGGTACGTCGTGCATTGCTATTCGGGCTACGAGAACAAAGTCCGGCACAATCTTGAGCAACGCATTGACACGATGGGCATGAAGAACAAAATCTTCGATGTCGTCGTGCCGACCGAAGAAGAGATCGAAGTTAAGGATGGACAACGCCGCACGGTCGAGCGACGGGTCTTCCCCGGCTATATTTTGGTGCAGATGGTTCTCAGCGAGGACTCGTGGTACGTCGTCCGCAACACACCGGGCGTCACCGGTTTTGTGGGCATGGGCAACACGCCCACCCCGCTCCAGCCGCAGGAAGTGTCGCAAATCATGCGCCGCATGGAAGCCGAAGCGCCCAAGATCAAAGTCAGCTTCAAAGTCGGTCAGAAGGTGCGGATTGTTGACGGGCCGTTCAACGATTTCATTGGAACCGTCGGCGAGATTGACGCCGAACGGGCCAAAGTGCGAGTCATGGTGTCGTTCTTTGGTCGCGAAACGCCGGTAGAACTGGATTTCTTGCAGGTGGAGAAGGCGTAGAAGATGTTGGCAACAAGCGAACCCGATGACCTGCCTTTTAATACCGGTCAAAAGGTGCGCGTGATAGAAGGGTCTTTTAGAGATTTCATTGGCATAGTATTTGAAGTTGAGAGAGAACACGCTAAATTGCGGATCAAGGTGTCGCTCTTTGGCCGTGAGCTAGTTTTGAAGTTGGACTTTTCGCAAATAGAGAAAGTGTAATCTCTAATTCTCCAATCCTCCAAAGTAAGGCAGAGGAATGGAGAATTAGAGAATTAGAGAATTCGTGGGAGGGCTGGCCCAGGCCGCCCGCTAACACCACAAAGGAGAGACCAAAGTGGCAAAGAAACTTAAAGCAGTCGTGCGCCTGCAACTTGAAGCAGGCAAGGCTAACCCTGCGCCGCCTGTCGGCCCGGCCCTGGCCGGCCACGGCATCAACCTGATGGGGTTCTGCAAAGAATACAATGCTCGAACCTCCAACCGGCCCGGCGAAGTGATTCCGGTGGACATCACTATTTACAGTGATGGCTCGTTCCAGCTTGCCCTGCGCACTTCACCAACCGCCGTGCTTCTTCGCAAGGCCGCCGGCCTGGAGAAAGGCTCGGCCGTGCCCAACCGCAATAAAGTAGGCAAGGTGACGCGAGCCCAGGTCAAAGAGATCGCCGAAATCAAAATGAAAGACCTGAATGCTATCGATCTGCCGGGCGCGATGTTGCAAGTGGAAGGCACCGCCCGCTCGATGGGAATCACGGTCGAAGGCTAAATTCCTTTGTTTCCCGTGTTTCCTTATCTTGCCTCAAAGGAAATGAAGGAACAAGGGGAAATGCGGGAAAGTGGGAGGGCCGTTGTGCCCGCCAGCACCACAGGAGACTCTAATGGCTAAACCAGGAAAAAAATATCGCGCCGCGGCGGCGAAAGTTGATCAGAGCAAAGCCTACCAGCCCAAAGAAGCGTTGATGCTGGCGAAAGAAACCAGCATCACCAAGTTCGATGCCTCGGTCGAGGTTCACATGCGCATGGGCCTCGATCCCAAGCAGGCCGACCAGCAGGTGCGCGCCGCAGTTGTCATGCCGGCCGGGCTGGGCAAGCACGTGCGGGTG
The DNA window shown above is from Chloroflexota bacterium and carries:
- the tuf gene encoding elongation factor Tu (EF-Tu; promotes GTP-dependent binding of aminoacyl-tRNA to the A-site of ribosomes during protein biosynthesis; when the tRNA anticodon matches the mRNA codon, GTP hydrolysis results; the inactive EF-Tu-GDP leaves the ribosome and release of GDP is promoted by elongation factor Ts; many prokaryotes have two copies of the gene encoding EF-Tu), with protein sequence MPGDNIEMTVELIIPVALEKNSKFAIREGGLTVGSGVITEILD
- the rpmG gene encoding 50S ribosomal protein L33; amino-acid sequence: MASKSKDVRPVIALACADCKERNYTTQKNRRNDPNRIELKKFCPRCRKHTVHRETK
- the secE gene encoding preprotein translocase subunit SecE, with translation MSDNPVFRYLRETRAELSKVSWPTRQEATNLTIVVLITVVASAAVLGSFDILFGKLFQLILGIS
- the nusG gene encoding transcription termination/antitermination protein NusG gives rise to the protein MAEILQDADDQRHWYVVHCYSGYENKVRHNLEQRIDTMGMKNKIFDVVVPTEEEIEVKDGQRRTVERRVFPGYILVQMVLSEDSWYVVRNTPGVTGFVGMGNTPTPLQPQEVSQIMRRMEAEAPKIKVSFKVGQKVRIVDGPFNDFIGTVGEIDAERAKVRVMVSFFGRETPVELDFLQVEKA
- the rplK gene encoding 50S ribosomal protein L11; the protein is MAKKLKAVVRLQLEAGKANPAPPVGPALAGHGINLMGFCKEYNARTSNRPGEVIPVDITIYSDGSFQLALRTSPTAVLLRKAAGLEKGSAVPNRNKVGKVTRAQVKEIAEIKMKDLNAIDLPGAMLQVEGTARSMGITVEG